A genomic window from Solanum stenotomum isolate F172 chromosome 10, ASM1918654v1, whole genome shotgun sequence includes:
- the LOC125842778 gene encoding uncharacterized protein LOC125842778, with protein sequence MVRTRTSASGDHEPIFAPASGSTIRGRDTGRGRGRGRGRIAASMEGQVPIATQGRDRTVPPDANVIHGYVQDCVEGDGPVQAPPSMIATPVLQDSLARMLGLLEGMTQAGTLPVTSDASQTCVGGQTLNPMVALDSQTPRTQPAAAVAPHLDSMEFPSIASHMANRPSMTIDEQKMFGRFRLMNPPTYTGD encoded by the coding sequence ATGGTGAGGACTCGTACATCTGCAAGTGGTGATCATGAGCCTATTTTTGCGCCTGCTTCTGGGAGCACTATCCGAGGTAGAGACACGGGACGAGGTCGAGGTCGGGGTAGGGGTCGTATTGCAGCATCCATGGAAGGCCAAGTACCAATAGCTACCCAGGGCCGCGATAGGACAGTACCTCCTGATGCAAATGTTATTCATGGGTATGTACAGGATTGTGTCGAGGGGGATGGACCAGTTCAGGCTCCACCCAGTATGATTGCCACCCCAGTGCTTCAAGATTCCTTGGCTCGTATGTTAGGACTTCTAGAGGGGATGACTCAGGCGGGAACTTTACCTGTCACCTCTGATGCTTCACAGACCTGTGTTGGAGGTCAGACTCTAAATCCGATGGTTGCTCTAGATTCTCAAACTCCCAGGACTCAGCCAGCTGCTGCTGTAGCTCCCCATTTAGATAGTATGGAATTTCCAAGTATTGCATCACACATGGCGAACAGGCCTTCCATGACCATTGATGAACAAAAGATGTTTGGGAGGTTCAGACTAATGAATCCTCCAACGTATACTGGTGACTGA